The Cervus canadensis isolate Bull #8, Minnesota chromosome X, ASM1932006v1, whole genome shotgun sequence genome contains a region encoding:
- the LOC122435209 gene encoding rhox homeobox family member 1-like produces the protein MDREPGRQHEDSGYLSLGVDELQEDPGTKPTEVSGTATSAAVEEESGSEPEPGAAAAAAAEEEEEQGQAGAGAPDPMVDEIQKGGGGGGDGDEEEFPQEPVQADAEDPQPSDGEARLHRCSFRRLQLTELESVFQRSQYPNVFARKELEIPVDVSETKVQGSEPEDDNL, from the exons ATGGACCGTGAGCCCGGACGCCAACACGAAGACTCCGGTTACCTCAGTCTGGGAGTCGACgagctccaggaagatcccg GTACGAAGCCCACCGAGGTCTCGGGCACCGCAACAAGTGCCGCCGTCGAGGAGGAGTCGGGATCAGAACCTGAGCCGGGAGCggcagcggcggcagcagcagaagaagaagaagaacagggccaggctggggcgGGAGCTCCCGACCCCATGGTCGACGAGATCCAgaagggcggcggcggcggcggcgacggcgACGAGGAGGAGTTCCCACAGGAGCCAGTGCAGGCGGACGCCGAGGATCCGCAGCCGTCGGACGGGGAGGCTCGCCTCCACCGCTGTTCGTTCAGGCGGCTGCAACTGACGGAGCTGGAGAGCGTTTTCCAGCGCAGCCAGTACCCCAATGTGTTCGCTCG GAAGGAGCTTGAAATTCCAGTCGATGTGAGCGAAACCAAAGTGCAGGGCAGTGAGCCTGAAGACGACAATTTGTGA